One window of Metopolophium dirhodum isolate CAU chromosome 3, ASM1992520v1, whole genome shotgun sequence genomic DNA carries:
- the LOC132940359 gene encoding probable ATP-dependent RNA helicase DDX20 translates to MPVSEYSKDSDRTTDVQTHDQTPFDAIITGHPLILKGLSDCGFTNASPIQVAALPTIIAGHDTIVEAKNGTGKTLTFVIPTLISLKLEQVHLQTIILAPTREIAVQIQQCFKKVGQHLPELKCEYFIGGTPVDVDKEKAKCCQIAVGSPGRIKHLINEHILKCSEVKSFILDEVDRLVTDKSFTKDVRLIDAKLPKLKQTIVVSASIDKNDMSVFDEFMKEYIVVKGAEEDMNALQDPSKFLLGIKQYVACVKAVSTNIILLPAKNVRLLNILQNLPYTQCIIFTNYMTRVEAVCNMLRDHNYKADYIRGDQDQSIRLELVDRLTSFKSKILVATDLIARGIDSSNVDLVINMDCPNDWATYLHRIGRAGRFGNKGNAFTILDDDKELKTFKNIINSIESIKVKMLPIAITKPILEYADNELQDLNLTTEPEILPIQETENGNNVIEENLTKYSESDSNLSPNVINSNINSISEPCSEIKSVYGYGVSEKESLQKLCKVVKETEKKLIEDNMVDKRLLTDDRSFVLFDPEPFLEDTDQYPEYSPDDLLEIITKYDSDFEKYEADKNRMLKNTVLQTVSENELSNINQVCEENDFTNVSNITDEKINDINTDQQLQSQHEAQINCEDNKQFVNESLCSESNFSSKSNNSVDDTKIDTNNSQRLRFTDIYSLFQIPDFSLLKPAQHVSEVAHSTDVEESDVSTTIICEKGSEGEELFDEESCGEEEECSEEDEDEEEDYCDEEESCDEEESCDAGESCDEEESCDEEEYHVKQENCNEEHSDGKKEYKNGFEKEKQEKEYEEEINLEAEDKIFDEDITNKNCSYNDHLDNRVMYFVKHNNKSKQKSLCNNIQEYNIPKREEEIIENNDQQIVDYEILNDWYSQWKQQMSRIQTFVRMSK, encoded by the exons ATGCCGGTGTCTGAATATTCGAAAGACTCTGACCGAACCACAGATGTACAGACACACGATCAGACGCCATTCGACGCCATAATAACGGGCCATCCACTTATATTGAAAGGTCTATCTGACTGTGGGTTCACAAATGCTTCTCCGATACAAGTTGCCGCTCTACCGACAATCATCGCAGGACATG acacaATAGTTGAAGCGAAAAATGGAACAGGAAAGACATTAACTTTTGTTATCCCAACTTTGATTAGTCTGAAATTAGAACAGGTTCATTTGCAAACTATTATTTTGGCACCAACACGAGAAATTGCTGTCCAAATACAACAGTGTTTCAAAAAAGTCGGACAGCACTTACCAG AGCTGAAATGTGAATACTTCATTGGTGGTACTCCAGTTGATGTTGACAAAGAGAAGGCAAAGTGCTGTCAAATAGCTGTTGGTTCCCCGGGACGTATCAAACACCTCATCAATGAGcacatattaaaatgttcagAAGTAAAGAGCTTTATACTTGATGAAGTTGATAGATTAGTTACTGACAAAAGTTTTACAAAAGATGttcg aCTGATTGATGCTAAACTTCCAAAACTAAAGCAAACAATTGTTGTAAGTGCAtcaattgataaaaatgatatGTCTGTCTTTGATGAGTTCATGAAAGAGTATATTGTGGTCAAGGGAGCAGAAGAAGATATGAATGCTTTACAAGACCCATCAAAGTTCCTATTAGGTATTAAGCAATATGTAGCATGTGTTAAAGCAGTcagtactaatataatattattacctgcaAAAAACGTGCGACTCctcaatatattacaaaatttgcCATATACTCAATGTATCATATTTACTAATTACATGACAAG aGTTGAAGCTGTTTGTAATATGCTACGTGACCATAACTATAAAGCTGATTACATTAGAGGTGATCAAGATCAAAGTATTCGATTGGAGTTAGTAGATAGATTAACatcttttaaatcaaaaatacttGTTGCCACGGATTTGATAGCCAGAGGAATAGATTCGTCAAACGTAGACCTGGTGATTAATATGGACTGTCCAAATGACTGGGCTACATATCTACACAGAATTGGCCGAGCTGGAAGATTTGGAAACAAAG gaaatgcttttacaatattggatgaTGACAAAGAgttgaaaacttttaaaaatattattaacagtatTGAAAGTATTAAGGTCAAAATGTTACCGATAGCAATTACAAAACCTATACTTGAATATGCAGACAATGAGCTTCAAGATCTTAATTTAACGACTGAACCTGAAATATTACCAATACAAGAAACTGAAAATGGAAATAATGTGATTGAAGAAAACTTAACAAAATATAGTGAAA gtgATTCTAACTTGAGTCCTAATGTCATTAATTCAAATATCAACAGTATATCTGAACCATGCTCTGAAATAAAATCTGTTTATGGGTATGGTGTGTCTGAAAAGGAGTCACTACAAAAGCTATGTAAAGTCGTTAAAGAAACCGAAAAGAAACTCATTGAAGATAATATGGTCGACAAAAGACTTTTAACTGATGATAGATCGTTTGTGTTATTTGATCCAGAACCCTTTCTTGAAGACACCGATCAATATCCAGAATATAGTCCCGATGATCTATtagaaattataacaaaatatgattcggattttgaaaaatatgaagctGATAAAAACCGAATGTTAAAAAACACTGTACTCCAAACCGTTAGTGAAAATgaattatctaatattaatcaAGTGTGTGAAgaaaatgattttacaaatGTGTCCAACATTACtgatgaaaaaataaacgaTATAAACACAGATCAGCAATTACAGAGCCAACATGAAGCTCAAATTAATTGTGAAGACAATAAGCAATTTGTTAATGAAAGTTTATGTTCAGAAAGCAACTTTTCAAGTAAATCAAACAACAGTGTTGATGACACTAAAATTGATACAAATAATAGTCAAAGACTACGATTCACtgatatatatagtttatttcaaATACCAGATTTTAGCCTTTTAAAGCCTGCACAGCATGTTAGTGAAGTTGCCCATTCGACAGATGTAGAAGAGAGTGATGTgtcaacaactataatatgtgAAAAGGGAAGTGAAGGTGAAGAATTGTTTGATGAAGAAAGCTGCGGCGAAGAAGAAGAATGTAGTGAagaagatgaagatgaagaaGAAGATTACTGTGATGAAGAAGAATCCTGTGACGAAGAAGAATCCTGTGATGCAGGAGAATCCTGTGATGAAGAAGAATCTTGTGATGAAGAAGAATACCATGTTAAACAAGAAAATTGCAATGAAGAACATAGTGATGGTAAAAAAGAATACAAAAATGGATTTGAGAAGGAAAAACAAGAAAAAGAATATgaggaagaaattaatttagaagcagaagataaaatatttgatgaagatattacaaataaaaattgctcTTATAATGATCATCTTGACAACCGTGTGATGTATTTTGTGAAACACAACAATAAATCTAAACAAAAATCACTTTGCAACAATattcaagaatataatatacctaaaagaGAAGaagaaattattgaaaacaatgaTCAACAAATAGTagattatgaaattttaaatgacTGGTATAGCCAGTGGAAACAGCAAATGAGTCGCATACAAACATTTGTCAGAATGAGTAAGTGA